The Oceaniferula flava genome contains the following window.
GTGCCGATTGTGGCTCGGTTTACTCTGCGGCCGAGCCATCCCACCAGCCATCGAGCTCCTTGCGGAGTTCGGCCACACGGTCGGGATGCTTGTCGGCGAGGTTGACCTTTTCAAAGGGATCAGCCTGGAGGTCATACAGTTCCGGTTTGCCCTCCGGGTTGTTAGCATTGCCGTTGAGCTTGCCGGCGACTTTGGGGGCGGGGAAATTGTTGGGGTTGTAAACGATCAGCTTCCACTTGCCTTGAACCACATAGCGCGATTCCAGGTTGGCCACCCGCTGATCCACGCCGATGATGTTGTGTGAGTGGTCGGCACCAAAGACGGTGTTGCGTTTCTGCAGGGCAGCGCGATCGCGGAGGTCGAGCCCGGTCATGGCGGCGGGGACTTTCACACCGGCGATTTTCAACAGGGTGGGTGCGATATCGATGGAGGAAACCGGGGTGTTCAGGTCCATCACAGGCTTGATGTGGTTGGGCCATTTGATGGTGAGCGGAGTGCGCACGCCACCTTCGTGAACATCTTGCTTCGAGAGCGCTGCAAAGCGTGGGCTGTCAGGGCGCTGGATCCAGCCGTTATCGGTGAGGAAAATGATCACCGTGTTGTCGCTGAGGCCACGTTGGTCCAGCTCACCGAGGAGCTCGCCGCAGGTTTGGTCGAACCATTCCACCATCGCGTAGTAGCGGGCGATGTGGGGTGACTTGACCAGTTTTTGGTATTTCTCAAACAGGGCCTTGGGTGGGGTGTGGGGCGTGTGCGGCAGGAAGGGCGCGTGCCAGAGGAAGAAGGGTTTGTTTTCCTTCTTGGCGATGTCGAGGAACTCGCGAGTGGCATCGATCCCCTTGCGTGAGATCTCCAGACCTTTGTCGCCGTGGCGGGCGCCGCGTGCCGGATCGCCGTGGCTCAGGGCGTGTTGGAAGCCGGACGTTTTGGGGTCGCCCTCCCACCACTTGCCTTGCTGCATGGTGATGTAACCTGCGTCCTTGAGCAGACCTGCCAGGCCGGCGTGCTTCTTGAAGTCACGATAAAGCTGCTGGTGCTGTGCTGCGCCCTCTTTGCTGGTGCGGGGGATCTTTTTGCCGTCTTTGCCCAGCAGGTCGTTGCCGGTGATGCCCGTTTGGTAAGGATAGAGACCGGTGAAGATGGAGGCGAGCGAGGGACGACAGAGCGGAGCGGCGACGTATCCGCGGGTGTAGGTCAGCGATTCCGCTGCCAGCTTGTCGAGCGCCGGGGTGTCGATTTGCTCGTGGCCCATGAAGCTGTAATCGGTCCACGCCTGGTCATCCGATAAGATGATCACGATGTTAGGTTTGGCCGCGTAGAGCGAACTGGAAAGGAGTAGGGGGAGCAGTAGCCGGAGAATAAGGTGTTTGGGATGCATGGTGATAATGTGGAAATGATGTTGAAGATCGGAGCGTGTGGGGACAGGCTGTAATGGAAAAATGGACAGGTGAAAAACCTTTTTAACTCGGCGCGATAGGCTAGGTTTTCCGCATGGGTGACATTGAAATTGCACAGAAGAATAAAATGGAACGGATCGCCGCCCTGGCGAAGGAAAAGCTAGGTATCAGCGAAGAGCACCTCGAGCCATACGGACATTACAAAGCGAAGATTTCACTCGATTATCTGGAAACTCTGAAGGAACGACCTGATGGGAAACTGATCCTCGTCACCGCCATTTCACCCACACCCGCAGGGGAAGGCAAAACCACCACCAGCGTGGGCCTCACCGATGCCTTGAACCGGATCGGCAAAAAAGCCGCCGTCTGCCTGCGTGAGCCGTCGCTCGGCCCTTGCTTCGGCATGAAAGGTGGCGCCGCCGGCGGTGGCTACGCCCAGGTGGTGCCGATGGAGGATATCAACCTGCACTTCACCGGCGACTTCCACGCCATCGGACTGGCAAACAATTTGCTCGCCGCCATGGTCGATAATCACATCCACCACGGTAATAGCCTGGCCATTGATCAACGCCGCGTGGTCTGGCGTCGGGTGGTGGATATGAACGATCGCGCACTACGCGAAATCACCGTCGCTCTGGGTGGCATGAGCAATGGGTTCCCACGCACCGATGGCTTTGATATCGTGGTGGCTTCCGAGGTGATGGCGATCTTTTGCCTGGCCACATCCCTCGGGGAGCTCAAGGAGCGCCTGGGCAATATCATCGTCGGTTATACCCGAAAAAGAGAACCGATCCGCGCGCGTGAACTCAATGCCCACGGAGCCATGACCGTGCTGCTCAAGGATGCCTTTCAGCCGAACCTCGTGCAGACGCTCGAGGGGAACATGGCCTTCATTCACGGAGGACCCTTTGCCAACATTGCGCACGGCTGCAACTCCGTGATCGCCACCCAGTCGGCGCTGAAGTTGGCCGACTACGTGGTCACCGAAGCCGGCTTTGGCGCTGACCTAGGAGCGGAAAAATTCATCGATATCAAGTGCCGCAAGTCCGGCCTGAAGCCCGACGCCTCGGTGGTGGTCGCGACTATCAGGGCCTTGAAATACCACGGCGGCGCCGATGTCAAAGAGCTTGAGCAGGAGAACTTGGACGCTCTCGAAAAGGGTATCAAAAACCTCGAGCGCCACGTGCGCAACGTGCGCGAGCACTGGGGGCTTCCGTGCGTTGTGGCGATCAACCGATTCAGTGCCGACACCCAGGCGGAGATCGACCTGCTGCGTCAAAAGCTCGGCCACCTGCAAGTGGAGGTCGTGCTCGCAGAACATTGGGCGAAAGGTGGAGCGGGTGCCGAAGAGCTCGCCCACGCGGTGGTGGATACCATCGACAAATGCCCCGCCAGTTTCCAACTCACCTACGAGGACGATCTGCCGCTGTGGCAGAAAATGGAGACCCTCGCGAAGAAGATTTACTCCGCCAGTGAAGTGGTCGCCGACACCAAAATTCGCGCCCAGGTCAAACGTCTTCAGGACGCCGGCTTTGGCGACTACCCGATCTGTGTGGCCAAAACCCAATACTCCTTCTCCACCGATGCCAAGTTGTTAGGTGCGCCCGAAGACCACGTGGTGAAAGTCCGCGAAGTCCGCCTCGCTGCCGGTGCCGAATTTGTCATCATGATCTGCGGCGACATCATGACCATGCCCGGCCTACCCAAAGTCCCCGCCGCCGAACGCATCGATCTCGACGAGAACGGCACCGTGGTCGGGCTGTTTTAGAAAGAACGGAGCGTGGACATTCCTGTTCACATCTTGCTAGGCCAGTCGGCGGACAGGAATGTCCGCCCTCCGTTCGAATGGGGGAGTTTGTTTTGGAAAGATGGAGCCGCTGTGTGTAGTAATGTTCTTATGATACTTCGTTCTATTTCCCTGTTGCGATCGCGCACGGTCGTGGCGCTGTTTGGTTTTTTTGCGGTGATTGGCTTTGGTCAGGCGGCGGAGAAGAAGCCGTTGAAGGTGTTTGTGCTGGTCGGGCAGTCGAACATGCAGGGGCATGCGCGGGTGACGACTTTGGAGCATTTGGCGATGGACGCGAAGTCGGTGCCGATGCTGAAATCGATTCAAAACGACGACGGCTCGGCCCGCGTGTTTGAGGATGTGCGGATGGCGTATTTATCGTCGAAAGGTCTGAAAACCGGGCCGCTGACCACAGGTTTCGGCGGGGATGAAACCAAGATCGGGCCGGAGCTCACCTTTGGCATCACCATGCGGGAGAAACTCGCCGAGCCGATTTTGATCATCAAGGCGGCTTGGGGCGGCAAGAGCTTGAATACAGATTTTCGGCCTCCGAGCGCGGGGCCATATGTTTTGAATGAGACGCAGCTGGAGAAGTTTCAGAAGCAGGGGAAAGACCTGGCGAAGCTGAAGGCAGAGAAGCAAAAAGCCACGGGACATTATTACCGACTCACATTGCAGCATGTGAAAACGGTGCTGGCCGATATTTCCAAGGTCTATCCTGATTACGATGCCGATCAGGGCTATCAACTGAGTGGTCTGGTGTGGTTCCAAGGGTGGAATGATCTGGTGGCAAACGATGTCTATCCGAACCGATCCAAGGCTGGCGGCTATGATGAATACACCGATCTGCTTCAGCACCTGATCCGCGATTTCAGAAAGGATCTTGCCGCGCCGAAACTTCCAGTGGTGATTGGGGTGTTAGGTGTGGGTGGTCCCACGGAAAAATATGGGCCTGAGCAAAAACGCCACCAAGCGATGCACCAACATTTCCGCGATGCCATGGCCGCCGCGGCCAAGGGAGCGGAGTTTAAAGGTAATGTCACGGCGGTGCTCACCGAGAACTACTGGGACATGGAACTCGATGCCCTCAGCAAGCGCGACGCGAAGCTGGGCAGGGAGGTGAAAAAAATCCAGAAGGAGAAAAAGCTGAACGGCAAGGAGGCGAAGGCGCTGAAGCAGACGATGCGCGAGAAGGAATTCACTGCTCGCGAGTTAGAGAGCTTGAAAAAAGGAATCTCTAACGGCGGCTACCACTACCTGGGATCCGCAAAGATTCTGGGAGGCATCGGGCAGGGGTTTGCCGAGGCGATGCTGGAGATGGTGGAGTGACTTTTTTTTGAGACAGAATTAACAGAATTTTTCAGAATTAGATTTGGCTGCATGCGTATCAAAATCCTGCTCATTCTGAAAATTCTGTCCAGCGCCACAGGCATCAACCCCAGCGCACTTGAGAGATGTTACCCGGAAATGGTGAAGCCGATTTTGACGGTCACTTGGAAATGGGCGACCTGTTGGTTGTCGATGTGGCCGCGGGTTTCCACGACTTCGAACCAGCGCATGTTGCGCACGCTTTCAGCGGCTTTGGCGATGGCGTTCTTGATGGCGTCATCGGAGGAAACGGTGGATGAGCCTACGAGTTCGATTTTTTTGTAGATATGATCAGACATACTTAGAGTCTATCATGGGATGAAGGTTTTGCCAGAAACGATCTGCTGGAAGTGG
Protein-coding sequences here:
- a CDS encoding sulfatase family protein, translating into MHPKHLILRLLLPLLLSSSLYAAKPNIVIILSDDQAWTDYSFMGHEQIDTPALDKLAAESLTYTRGYVAAPLCRPSLASIFTGLYPYQTGITGNDLLGKDGKKIPRTSKEGAAQHQQLYRDFKKHAGLAGLLKDAGYITMQQGKWWEGDPKTSGFQHALSHGDPARGARHGDKGLEISRKGIDATREFLDIAKKENKPFFLWHAPFLPHTPHTPPKALFEKYQKLVKSPHIARYYAMVEWFDQTCGELLGELDQRGLSDNTVIIFLTDNGWIQRPDSPRFAALSKQDVHEGGVRTPLTIKWPNHIKPVMDLNTPVSSIDIAPTLLKIAGVKVPAAMTGLDLRDRAALQKRNTVFGADHSHNIIGVDQRVANLESRYVVQGKWKLIVYNPNNFPAPKVAGKLNGNANNPEGKPELYDLQADPFEKVNLADKHPDRVAELRKELDGWWDGSAAE
- a CDS encoding formate--tetrahydrofolate ligase, with the translated sequence MGDIEIAQKNKMERIAALAKEKLGISEEHLEPYGHYKAKISLDYLETLKERPDGKLILVTAISPTPAGEGKTTTSVGLTDALNRIGKKAAVCLREPSLGPCFGMKGGAAGGGYAQVVPMEDINLHFTGDFHAIGLANNLLAAMVDNHIHHGNSLAIDQRRVVWRRVVDMNDRALREITVALGGMSNGFPRTDGFDIVVASEVMAIFCLATSLGELKERLGNIIVGYTRKREPIRARELNAHGAMTVLLKDAFQPNLVQTLEGNMAFIHGGPFANIAHGCNSVIATQSALKLADYVVTEAGFGADLGAEKFIDIKCRKSGLKPDASVVVATIRALKYHGGADVKELEQENLDALEKGIKNLERHVRNVREHWGLPCVVAINRFSADTQAEIDLLRQKLGHLQVEVVLAEHWAKGGAGAEELAHAVVDTIDKCPASFQLTYEDDLPLWQKMETLAKKIYSASEVVADTKIRAQVKRLQDAGFGDYPICVAKTQYSFSTDAKLLGAPEDHVVKVREVRLAAGAEFVIMICGDIMTMPGLPKVPAAERIDLDENGTVVGLF
- a CDS encoding sialate O-acetylesterase, with the protein product MILRSISLLRSRTVVALFGFFAVIGFGQAAEKKPLKVFVLVGQSNMQGHARVTTLEHLAMDAKSVPMLKSIQNDDGSARVFEDVRMAYLSSKGLKTGPLTTGFGGDETKIGPELTFGITMREKLAEPILIIKAAWGGKSLNTDFRPPSAGPYVLNETQLEKFQKQGKDLAKLKAEKQKATGHYYRLTLQHVKTVLADISKVYPDYDADQGYQLSGLVWFQGWNDLVANDVYPNRSKAGGYDEYTDLLQHLIRDFRKDLAAPKLPVVIGVLGVGGPTEKYGPEQKRHQAMHQHFRDAMAAAAKGAEFKGNVTAVLTENYWDMELDALSKRDAKLGREVKKIQKEKKLNGKEAKALKQTMREKEFTARELESLKKGISNGGYHYLGSAKILGGIGQGFAEAMLEMVE
- a CDS encoding dodecin; amino-acid sequence: MSDHIYKKIELVGSSTVSSDDAIKNAIAKAAESVRNMRWFEVVETRGHIDNQQVAHFQVTVKIGFTISG